Genomic DNA from Syntrophomonadaceae bacterium:
CTGCATGTGGCCCACGACTGCAACCTGAGATGCCGCTACTGTTTTGCGGGTACGGGGCCCTTCGGCCACGACCGGTCGCTGATGTCTTTTGAGACCGGCCGGGCTGCGATTGACCTTTTGCTGCAGGCTTCAGGGCAGCGCCCAACCTGTGAAATTGATTTTTTTGGGGGAGAACCTCTGCTGAATTTTACGGTAGTTCGCCGGTTAGTGGCTTATGGCAAAAAAGAGGCTGCCAGGCTGGGGAAGACCATCCGGTTCACCCTGACAACCAACGGGCTCTTATTAAACAATGAGACGAATGAGTTCCTCAATCAGGAGGGGATGCAGGTTGTCTTGAGCCTGGACGGGCGGCCGGAAGTTCATGACAGGCACCGGCCATTCCCCGGCGGTCAGGGCAGTTACAAGCCTGCTCTGGCAAAGATCAGGGATTTCGTCGCTTTAAGGCCAGGGGGAAATTATTACATCCGGGGGACCTTCTCTGCCCATAATCCGGATTTTAGCAGGGATGTCCTTCATTTGGCCGGCCTTGGTTTCAACCGCATCTCGGTTGAGCCGGTAGTTGCCGGGCCAAAAGAAGATTACGCCCTCGACCGGGTCGAACCGGCAGTCCTGGAAAAAGAATATGAGGTGCTGGCCGAGGTCTGCCTGGAAAGAAAAAGGCAGGGGCACCCTATCAATTTCTTTCACTTTAACCTGGAACTCCTGAAAGCTCCCTGCCTGCCCCGCCGCCTGGCCGGCTGCGGCGCAGGCAACGAATACCTGGCGGTTACTCCCGCAGGCAGTCTTTATCCCTGCCACCAGTTTGTCGGACAGGAAAAATTTTTGCTGGGGGATGTCGGGCGGGGGGTTACTAATATCTCTTTGCGTAACCACTTTCAAGAGCTTAACGTATATACCCGCCGGGACTGCCGGTCCTGCTGGGCTCGCTTCTATTGCGGCGGGGGGTGTCATGCCAACAATTTCAGCCACGGGGGCGGCCTGGAGGAAATCTATCTCCTGGGTTGCCGCCTGCAAAAAAAGCGTTTGGAGTGCGCCATTTACCTTCAAGCACAAGAGCTGGCCGGGGAGCCTGTTATCTAACCGCCAACTTCTCGCTGAAACAGGTTTACGGGTCTGGGTCAACTATGTTATAATGATCCAGGTTGCAAATATATATTTCCGGATGATTTGGGGCAATTTACCAGGTAAAGAGGCAAGCCTATCATGTCCGGGCTGGTACATATAATATATCAGGCCGTCTCTAGGGGGGGGGAACTTATTGACTAAACCCAGCCTGAAAGAGCACCGGTTGCCGTTCTACGGCAAGGTTTTGTTCCTGCCAAAACTCGATTTGAGCCGTTTCCAGGGGAAAGGCAAAACCTCTCTGATCGCGGTTTCTGCCTTGATCATATCCCTTCTGGCGGTGGTTGGCTGGTTGGCGTTTCCTTCTGCCAATGCATTGCAAGTCGTAGTGGAAGGGACAGAAATTGGACTCGTAAAGGATCGCCAGACAGCGGAACAGGCGTTTGATATGCTCCTGGCAGAAGTAAACCAGACCGCCAAAAGCCCCTTAACATACAGGGAAAACATTACATATCAACCTGTCAGGGCTAAAGCTAATCAGCTTTTGTCGGCGGAAGAGCTCAAGGAAGCCCTTGCCCGTAGGCTTACCTTTCTTACCGGAGCAGTAGCCTTGGAAATTAACGGCGAACCCCGGCTGGTATTGGCAGACGAAAAAGCTGCCCGCCAGGTTTTGCAAAGGGTAAAAGAAACCCATACGCCCAAGGGCGAAAGGATATCCAACCTGCAGGTTATTTTTGAGGAAAAAGTGCTCTTGGTGCCTCAAAATGTGGAGCCTGATCAGGTGATCGATGTTGAAGAAGCAACCCGCAGGATGCTGGAGGGAACAAAAAAAATTGAGCAGCATGTCGTCGAGCCTGGCGAATCCCTCTGGTTAATAGCCCGTAACAATAAGACGACCGTGGAGGAACTGAGAGAAGCTAATCCCCAGTTAAAGTCAGACGGCCTTAAGATCGGCCAGCAGATAAACCTGCTCAGGGCTGACCCCCTGATAAATGTGTCTGTATCTTACCAGCGCACTGTTAAGGAAACGATCCCTGCTCCTGTTAGGGTGCAAAGCGATACCAACCTTTGGCGAGGGCAGGAACGGGTTTTGGAACGGGGAAAGCCGGGGGAAAAAGAAGTCGTTTACGATATCTCGGAACGAAATGGTGTTCAGATCAGACGGGAAGTGCTGACAGAGAAGGTAATATCGCAACCTGAAACAAGGGTAGTCAGCCGGGGAACAAAACAGATGCTCGCCTCCCGGGAAGGGATGGGAACCGGTCGGCTTGGCTGGCCGGTAAGGGGCCGGATCACCTCCCCATTTGGGATCAGACGGGGCGGTTTCCATACCGGCATCGATCTTGCAGGGGGTACCGGCGATCCTGTTTTTGCTTCCGAGAGCGGCCGGGTTTCTTTTTCGGGATGGCTGGGGAATTACGGCAGACGGGTTGTAATCGACCACGGCGAAGGTTTGTCCACCAGTTATAGCCATCTGTCCAGTAATAAAGTAAAAGCAGGAGACCAGGTAGACAGGGGAGATTTAATCGGCCTTATCGGCAGCACCGGCCGCAGCACTGGACCCCACCTGCATTTTGAAGTGCTGACGAACGGATATTTCCGCAACCCCATTAATTACCTGAGCAGATAGCCTATTCCATAAGCCTTGCGGACAAGCCGTAAGGCTTATTTTTTTGTCAGGGTTTTGGCGATTATGCCTTGCAATTAGACGAGTGGTAAAATATTCTGATGTTAATAGGCTTCTTGGGGCGTAATACCCAGCACTCAATCGCAAACAATAAACGTAGCAGACTAAATCGGGCAAGTCACAACTAGCGTCATCTCACGATCGCGAGATTTAGTGCTGAGTAAATCTATAAAGCCAATGCAGAGGAGGCAGTTGAAATGGAATTTCTTCAGGTGCAGAACATAGCCGTGGTAGGCATTTCAGACAAGCCGGAGCGGGACAGCAACAAAGTAGCCCACTACTTGATCGAGCAGGGTTTTTCCGTTATTCCAGTCAACCCCGCCCTCGACCAGGTTTTAGGCCTTACCTGCTACCCCAGCCTGCTAGCCATTCCGCCGGAGCTTAAGGTAGATGTGGTGACTATCTTCCGCCGCCCCGACCAGGTAGAACCGGTTGTTCAGGAAGCGATTCAGCGGGGAGTCAAGACAGTGTGGATGCAACTCGGGGTCATTAACCCTGAGGCGGCTGCAAAAGCAGAGGCTGCCGGCCTGGAAGTAGTGATGGACAAATGTATAAAAATTGAGCACGGCAAATGGAAGGAGAATGGCGCACTATGAAATACGATTTGTTAATAATCGGCGGGGGGCCGGCGGGCCTGACTTCTGGCCTTTATGCCGCCAGAGCGGGATTAAAGACGCTGCTCTTAGAAAAAGCCGCTCCTGGCGGGCAGGCGGCTGTCACTGACATGATCGACAATTATCCGGGCTTCCCCGAAGGGATATCTGGTCCGGAACTGATGATGAAGTTTATGGCTCAGGCTGAGAGGTTTGGCCTGGAATCCAGGTTTGAAGGGGTCCTGGAAGTAAGCCTATCTCCGGGGGAAAAAAGGGTAAAAACCGATGGGGGAGAATATAGTGCTCAAGGGGTAATTATCGCCAGCGGCGCCAGCCCCCGGGAACTGGGAGTGCCGGGGGAAAAAGAGTTCCGCGGGAGAGGAGTATCCTATTGTGCCACCTGTGACGGCGCCTTTTTTCGCAATAAAAGGGTATTGGTGGCTGGGGGAGGAGATGCGGCAGTTGAGGAGGGCATCTTTCTCACCAAGTTTGCCAGTCAGGTAATACTGGTACACAGACGGGACGCCCTCAGGGCTGCCAGGGTTTTGCAGGACCGGGCCCAGGTAAATGAAAAAATGGAGATTCGTTATCACACCGTAGTGGAGGAAATCAGGGGCGGCCGCCTGGTGGAAAAGGTGAAGCTTAAGGATACAAAAACCGGCGCTGTGATGGAGGAACCTGTGAGCGGAGTGTTTGTCTTTGTAGGCACAGAACCTAATACGGGTTTTTTGGGTCAGACTGTCACCCTTAATGAGAGCGGTTATATTTTGACGAACGAGACGTTAGGCACGTCAGTGCCCGGTGTTTTTGCTGCCGGCGATGTGCGCGCAAAATTTTTACGGCAGGTTTCGACTGCCGTAGGGGATGGCGCGGTGGCGGCAATGGCTGCCGAGCGGTGGCTGGCTGAACAGGCCAAATAGACCGCTGTGCGACTATTTTTAACAACTGTGGAAAATTAAAAATATAGCTACCGGCAGGAATTGCAAAGGATAAAAAGAATCTAATAAAGGACAAAAAGAATCTAATTATAAAGAATTTTATATATTGATAAAAATTTTTCATATTTCCTGGCGGCCCCTGCGGGGATGTGCTCCGCTAAGTCCTGCCTAGCTATTTATACTGGCTGCTGCTAATTTAAACGGGTTGCAGCCCTTTTATTTTTGAGTTACCATGGATGTGATGATGCTCACATACTTTTTTCATTGGCCGTGATAGATATAGGTGATAAAATATGAAAAACGACCAAGGGCCGCAGCTAAACCGGGGAGGTGTAATAAGGTGAAACAGCGCCATAAAATGATCATCGGCTTCCTGGTAATTATCCTGGCCATGGCAGCCATGATTACCGTCAGTATTGGTTCCGCGGCTGGTTATCAACTAACGGTCTCCGAAGTGCTGGCTAAAGGAAAGGAGCTGAAAGGCAGCTATCTTTTGGTGGAGGCTTACCTGATACCAGAAACCGTTAATTGGGATAACAGAAAGATTGAACTGCGCTTTTTCGTCACCGATGGTGCCGGCAAAATGCAGGTTGTATTCAATGATGTTCCGCCAGACAATCTCACTGTACCCGATACACAGATAATTCTTAGAGGGAAGTATGATGCCGGGGCACAGATCTTTCTGGCGGACAAGGTCCAGACCCGCTGTCCGTCCAGATACGAAGCAGCTGAGGGAGAACACCCCAGGGAGCAAAAAAGATAACAGCTGCCGCTGGTATTAGACAACCATGCCGCCTGCGGCACCAGCAGAGGATGAAAAGGTCAGTGCGACAGACTTCAATCTGGTACTGGCGTAGCCAGTACCTACGAGTTTCTCACATCTCACCTCTATTTTTAGGATAGGGAGGCCGATAACTTTTGGCAAATGTAGCATACCTGGCCCTGGTGCTGGCATTTTTCACCAGTATCTATGCGGCAGTAAGCTTTGTGGTTGGAGTTAAGAGCAATAACTACCGGTTGCTGCAGAGCGCCCGCGGCGGGGTCCTGGCAGTTGCCTTCTTAACTACCATCGCGTCCCTGCTATTAATGTATTTTTTACTTTCAAGCAATTTCGCAATTAAATATGTCTATAATTACACCAGTATCCACCTGCCGGCCTTTTATAAATTTGCGGCTTTTTGGGCCGGCAGCGATGGGTCTCTTCTATTATGGGCCTGGCTCCTGGCGGTGTTTACCGCGATAGTGGCTTATACCCGCCGCTTCCAGGATGATACCCGGCTCCCCTGGGTTAATGTGGTCATGCTGGTTAACAGTATTTTTTTCTTATCGCTTCTGATTACAAATTCAAATCCCTTTGCAACCTTTGATTACATTCCTGCCGACGGCCGCGGCCTAAACCCAATGTTGCAAAACCCGGGGATGTTGTTTCACCCGATCACAATCTTCCTTGGCTATGTGGGGTTTGCGGTGCCCTTCGCCTTTGCCATGGCGGCCCTGATCATTAAAAAAGTTGACGACGATTGGGTCAAATTAACCCGTCGCTGGTCGGTGGTAGCCTGGATGTTTCTTACTCTGGGAAACTTGTATGGAGCTCAGTGGGCTTATGTAGAGTTGGGTTGGGGGGGGTATTGGGCCTGGGATCCAGTAGAAAACGCTTCTTTTATGCCCTGGTTGACCGGAACGGCCTTTATTCACTCCATCATGATTCAAGAGCGGAAAAATATGCTGCAGGCCTGGAATTTTTCCCTCATCATCCTCACCTACCTGTTAACCCTATTTGGCACCTTTATAGTGCGCAGCGGAATCTTAACCTCTGTGCATGACTTTGGCGACTCAGCTGTGGGAGGCATATTCCTGGTCTTTATAGCAATCATGCTGTCCTTATCAGTTTTTTTGATGATTGACAGGGGTCATCTGTTAAAAGACAAACAGGAGCTCAAGTCTTACCTGTCCAAGGAGAGCAGCTTTTTACTGAATAACCTGCTTTTGCTAGGCTCGGCCTTTGCAGTCTTTTGGGGAACCGTTTTCCCCTTGGTTTCGGAGGCTGTTCGCGGCATCAAGGTTACCGTCAGCGCGCCGTTTTTTAACCAGGTCAATGGGCCTATTTTCTTGGCCATGCTGTTTCTGATGGGAGTTTGCCCGTTAATTGCATGGCAGCGTTCTTCGGCTAAAAATCTGCGCGACAATTTTATGTGGCCGATGGCTTTCGCACTAGGGGTAGGAGTGCTGCTTTACTTTATCCTGCCGGACAAGCGGCTGGTGCCTATTCTGGGTTTTGTGATCTGCGCTTTCGTCCTGGTCACAATCGTGGTGGAGTTTTACCGCGGTACCCTGGTGCGCAGCAGGCTTACCGGAGACGGTAATCTTGTTTCCTTAGGCCGGTTGATGCTAAGAAACCGGAGGCGCTATGGCGGCTATATCGTTCACCTGGGCATAGTTTTGCTTGCGATCGGTATTATCGGATCCAGCTTTTATAAACAGGAAGTAACAAAAACCGTCAGCGTAGGCGAAGAAATCAGGCTGGGGCCTTACACCATGACCTATAAAGGGCTGCAAAACCGGGATCAGGGACCAAATGTGGTGGTTTTTGCGCAAATGCCGGTATTCCGCCATGGCCACCATGTGGGATTTGTGATGCCAGAGAAGGTCTTTTTCGAAAATTGGGAGCAGCCCAGTACCGAAGTGAGTATTGTCAGCAGCCTGCGGGAAGATTTTTATGTAATACTGTCCACCTGGGAGAGTTACGGCAAAGAAGCTACTTTTAAAGTCTATATTAACCCGCTAATCGCCTGGATGTGGATCGGCGGATATCTGCTGGTGATCGGAACACTGTTTGCGGTCTGGCCGGGCAGAGGCGTTGATTTGGGCCCCAAGTACACGCGCGAAAAACAAATGAGTTAATAAGTTTGGTGACAGGCACCAAGGAGGGATCTGGGTGGAATTCGGAGCATTGATACTGGGGGTTTTGGTCGTAGGAGTAACCCTTTATCTGGTGGCGGAACCTTTTATTTTTGCAGAACCCCGGCAGCTTAAGGGGCACGCGGAACAGGCAGTAGGTGAAACCATGGAACAGAAAAAGGAAGCGCTATTTATAACCCTGGGAGAAATAGAGCTTGATTACCGCATGGGCAAGCTGTCAGATGAGGATTATCAGGAGCTGCAGGCCGTGTATCGCCCTCAGGCAGCGGCCTTGCTGCAACAGGAAGAAATAGCCCTTGGGCCGGCCCCGGTAAATGGTAAAGGCGGAACCAAGTAGCCTGTCCGGTTAGGAGGCGGTCCCAATCATCAGGGCAAGCAAGATCAGTAAAAAAATCGGCGATAAGACAATATTGAAAGACATCGATCTGGA
This window encodes:
- the scfB gene encoding thioether cross-link-forming SCIFF peptide maturase, with the translated sequence MQGGSGLDQGHLVWQPGDLHRFRQGGLNIVLDVNSGSIHLVDEIAWEFLGALEKEAGNMELASRALGKDYSPAEISHVVAELLQLKSEGTLFSQDDLAAHSLPAASETQVIKALCLHVAHDCNLRCRYCFAGTGPFGHDRSLMSFETGRAAIDLLLQASGQRPTCEIDFFGGEPLLNFTVVRRLVAYGKKEAARLGKTIRFTLTTNGLLLNNETNEFLNQEGMQVVLSLDGRPEVHDRHRPFPGGQGSYKPALAKIRDFVALRPGGNYYIRGTFSAHNPDFSRDVLHLAGLGFNRISVEPVVAGPKEDYALDRVEPAVLEKEYEVLAEVCLERKRQGHPINFFHFNLELLKAPCLPRRLAGCGAGNEYLAVTPAGSLYPCHQFVGQEKFLLGDVGRGVTNISLRNHFQELNVYTRRDCRSCWARFYCGGGCHANNFSHGGGLEEIYLLGCRLQKKRLECAIYLQAQELAGEPVI
- a CDS encoding M23 family metallopeptidase: MTKPSLKEHRLPFYGKVLFLPKLDLSRFQGKGKTSLIAVSALIISLLAVVGWLAFPSANALQVVVEGTEIGLVKDRQTAEQAFDMLLAEVNQTAKSPLTYRENITYQPVRAKANQLLSAEELKEALARRLTFLTGAVALEINGEPRLVLADEKAARQVLQRVKETHTPKGERISNLQVIFEEKVLLVPQNVEPDQVIDVEEATRRMLEGTKKIEQHVVEPGESLWLIARNNKTTVEELREANPQLKSDGLKIGQQINLLRADPLINVSVSYQRTVKETIPAPVRVQSDTNLWRGQERVLERGKPGEKEVVYDISERNGVQIRREVLTEKVISQPETRVVSRGTKQMLASREGMGTGRLGWPVRGRITSPFGIRRGGFHTGIDLAGGTGDPVFASESGRVSFSGWLGNYGRRVVIDHGEGLSTSYSHLSSNKVKAGDQVDRGDLIGLIGSTGRSTGPHLHFEVLTNGYFRNPINYLSR
- a CDS encoding CoA-binding protein gives rise to the protein MEFLQVQNIAVVGISDKPERDSNKVAHYLIEQGFSVIPVNPALDQVLGLTCYPSLLAIPPELKVDVVTIFRRPDQVEPVVQEAIQRGVKTVWMQLGVINPEAAAKAEAAGLEVVMDKCIKIEHGKWKENGAL
- the trxB gene encoding thioredoxin-disulfide reductase, translated to MKYDLLIIGGGPAGLTSGLYAARAGLKTLLLEKAAPGGQAAVTDMIDNYPGFPEGISGPELMMKFMAQAERFGLESRFEGVLEVSLSPGEKRVKTDGGEYSAQGVIIASGASPRELGVPGEKEFRGRGVSYCATCDGAFFRNKRVLVAGGGDAAVEEGIFLTKFASQVILVHRRDALRAARVLQDRAQVNEKMEIRYHTVVEEIRGGRLVEKVKLKDTKTGAVMEEPVSGVFVFVGTEPNTGFLGQTVTLNESGYILTNETLGTSVPGVFAAGDVRAKFLRQVSTAVGDGAVAAMAAERWLAEQAK
- a CDS encoding cytochrome c maturation protein CcmE is translated as MKQRHKMIIGFLVIILAMAAMITVSIGSAAGYQLTVSEVLAKGKELKGSYLLVEAYLIPETVNWDNRKIELRFFVTDGAGKMQVVFNDVPPDNLTVPDTQIILRGKYDAGAQIFLADKVQTRCPSRYEAAEGEHPREQKR
- a CDS encoding heme lyase CcmF/NrfE family subunit, which produces MANVAYLALVLAFFTSIYAAVSFVVGVKSNNYRLLQSARGGVLAVAFLTTIASLLLMYFLLSSNFAIKYVYNYTSIHLPAFYKFAAFWAGSDGSLLLWAWLLAVFTAIVAYTRRFQDDTRLPWVNVVMLVNSIFFLSLLITNSNPFATFDYIPADGRGLNPMLQNPGMLFHPITIFLGYVGFAVPFAFAMAALIIKKVDDDWVKLTRRWSVVAWMFLTLGNLYGAQWAYVELGWGGYWAWDPVENASFMPWLTGTAFIHSIMIQERKNMLQAWNFSLIILTYLLTLFGTFIVRSGILTSVHDFGDSAVGGIFLVFIAIMLSLSVFLMIDRGHLLKDKQELKSYLSKESSFLLNNLLLLGSAFAVFWGTVFPLVSEAVRGIKVTVSAPFFNQVNGPIFLAMLFLMGVCPLIAWQRSSAKNLRDNFMWPMAFALGVGVLLYFILPDKRLVPILGFVICAFVLVTIVVEFYRGTLVRSRLTGDGNLVSLGRLMLRNRRRYGGYIVHLGIVLLAIGIIGSSFYKQEVTKTVSVGEEIRLGPYTMTYKGLQNRDQGPNVVVFAQMPVFRHGHHVGFVMPEKVFFENWEQPSTEVSIVSSLREDFYVILSTWESYGKEATFKVYINPLIAWMWIGGYLLVIGTLFAVWPGRGVDLGPKYTREKQMS